One window of the Perca flavescens isolate YP-PL-M2 chromosome 5, PFLA_1.0, whole genome shotgun sequence genome contains the following:
- the si:dkey-3h3.3 gene encoding uncharacterized protein si:dkey-3h3.3 isoform X2 has product MEFITDIHLIIDKTAYEDSGSLMRILQPYSPENKASCYIVRGTYEELEQLTTQLSWRPSFSPVTRGSTRQQEEHASPHVKPVEVSGVVMAYIEQRCAQELEKIQGNSIAIERQPDPRTVHYKPSGTVRVIFRSLHGSSHRVRADFVRQRFITFYQRTASDLQCTSVPVGPHDHKELQKRFPRLLLKPSHRRSEVTVIGPFVHIANLKEFLSQNRPSSSKSPVNKGPAEAPRSRTSGPLSTRSKDPEEEPCPICMEPIATAEKKTLRCKHSFCRDCLKTAFDYKPVCPTCGELYGTLTGTQPDGGEMRSTTSSTTLPGYEKYGTIIIHYYIPSGIQKVSKLQDHQKHPSETLTSLNCQRIK; this is encoded by the exons ATGGAG TTTATCACAGACATCCATCTCATCATTGATAAAACCGCTTACGAAGACTCTGGAAGCTTAATGAGGATTCTTCAACCGTACAGTCCTGAGAATAAAGCTTCCTGCTACATAGTGAGAGGAACCTATGAGGAGCTGGAGCAGCTGACAACCCAACTGTCATGGAGGCCTAGCTTCAGTCCCGTCACACGAGGATCAACCCGTCAGCAGGAAGAGCATGCTTCACCTCATGTCAAACCTGTGGAAGTATCAGGGGTTGTTATGGCCTACATTGAGCAAAGATGTGCGCAAGAACTTGAGAAAATTCAAGGGAACAGCATTGCCATTGAAAGACAGCCTGACCCCAGAACAGTACACTATAAACCCAGCGGCACAGTACGGGTGATTTTCCGATCGCTCCATGGCTCCTCGCACCGTGTCCGTGCTGACTTTGTCAGACAGCGATTCATCACATTTTACCAGCGGACTGCCTCTGACCTGCAGTGCACATCTGTCCCTGTGGGTCCGCATGACCACAAAGAACTGCAGAAGAGATTTCCACGCCTCCTCTTGAAGCCCAGCCACAGAAGATCTGAAGTAACTGTGATCGGGCCTTTTGTGCACATTGCTAACTTAAAGGAGTTCCTTTCACAAAACAGGCCGAGCTCTAGCAAGAGTCCAGTGAACAAAGGTCCAGCAGAAGCTCCACGCAGCAGAACCTCGGGTCCTTTATCTACACGCAGCAAAGATCCAGAAGAAGAGCCATGTCCAATCTGTATGGAACCGATAGCAACCGCCGAGAAAAAGACTCTGCGGTGCAAGCACTCATTCTGCAGAGACTGTCTGAAAACAGCCTTCGACTACAAGCCTGTGTGCCCGACGTGTGGAGAGTTGTACGGCACTTTGACAGGGACACAACCTGATGGAGGTGAGATGAGGTCCACCACAAGCTCCACAACTCTGCCTGGATATGAGAaatatggaacaattatcatcCATTATTACATTCCAAGTGGCATACAAAAG GTCTCAAAATTACAGGACCACCAGAAGCATCCCAGTGAGACTCTTACATCGCTGAACTGTCAGAGAatcaagtag
- the si:dkey-3h3.3 gene encoding E3 ubiquitin-protein ligase DTX3L isoform X1 translates to MEFITDIHLIIDKTAYEDSGSLMRILQPYSPENKASCYIVRGTYEELEQLTTQLSWRPSFSPVTRGSTRQQEEHASPHVKPVEVSGVVMAYIEQRCAQELEKIQGNSIAIERQPDPRTVHYKPSGTVRVIFRSLHGSSHRVRADFVRQRFITFYQRTASDLQCTSVPVGPHDHKELQKRFPRLLLKPSHRRSEVTVIGPFVHIANLKEFLSQNRPSSSKSPVNKGPAEAPRSRTSGPLSTRSKDPEEEPCPICMEPIATAEKKTLRCKHSFCRDCLKTAFDYKPVCPTCGELYGTLTGTQPDGGEMRSTTSSTTLPGYEKYGTIIIHYYIPSGIQKEEHPNPGQPYEGASRTAYLPDSSEGQRILKLLRRAFDQRLVFTVGRSTTSGRNNMVTWNDIHHKTSTHGGPTHYGYPDPDYLSRVGDELKAKGIE, encoded by the exons ATGGAG TTTATCACAGACATCCATCTCATCATTGATAAAACCGCTTACGAAGACTCTGGAAGCTTAATGAGGATTCTTCAACCGTACAGTCCTGAGAATAAAGCTTCCTGCTACATAGTGAGAGGAACCTATGAGGAGCTGGAGCAGCTGACAACCCAACTGTCATGGAGGCCTAGCTTCAGTCCCGTCACACGAGGATCAACCCGTCAGCAGGAAGAGCATGCTTCACCTCATGTCAAACCTGTGGAAGTATCAGGGGTTGTTATGGCCTACATTGAGCAAAGATGTGCGCAAGAACTTGAGAAAATTCAAGGGAACAGCATTGCCATTGAAAGACAGCCTGACCCCAGAACAGTACACTATAAACCCAGCGGCACAGTACGGGTGATTTTCCGATCGCTCCATGGCTCCTCGCACCGTGTCCGTGCTGACTTTGTCAGACAGCGATTCATCACATTTTACCAGCGGACTGCCTCTGACCTGCAGTGCACATCTGTCCCTGTGGGTCCGCATGACCACAAAGAACTGCAGAAGAGATTTCCACGCCTCCTCTTGAAGCCCAGCCACAGAAGATCTGAAGTAACTGTGATCGGGCCTTTTGTGCACATTGCTAACTTAAAGGAGTTCCTTTCACAAAACAGGCCGAGCTCTAGCAAGAGTCCAGTGAACAAAGGTCCAGCAGAAGCTCCACGCAGCAGAACCTCGGGTCCTTTATCTACACGCAGCAAAGATCCAGAAGAAGAGCCATGTCCAATCTGTATGGAACCGATAGCAACCGCCGAGAAAAAGACTCTGCGGTGCAAGCACTCATTCTGCAGAGACTGTCTGAAAACAGCCTTCGACTACAAGCCTGTGTGCCCGACGTGTGGAGAGTTGTACGGCACTTTGACAGGGACACAACCTGATGGAGGTGAGATGAGGTCCACCACAAGCTCCACAACTCTGCCTGGATATGAGAaatatggaacaattatcatcCATTATTACATTCCAAGTGGCATACAAAAG gagGAGCATCCTAACCCCGGGCAGCCATATGAAGGTGCGTCCCGTACAGCCTATCTCCCAGACTCCTCAGAGGGTCAACGGATCCTCAAACTGCTGAGGCGGGCCTTCGATCAGAGACTGGTCTTCACTGTGGGTCGCTCCACCACCAGCGGCAGGAACAACATGGTCACATGGAACGATATTCACCACAAAACCTCCACGCATGGGGGACCGACTCA CTATGGATACCCAGACCCTGATTATCTCAGCCGAGTGGGAGACGAACTCAAAGCCAAGGGAATTGAATGA
- the si:dkey-3h3.3 gene encoding uncharacterized protein si:dkey-3h3.3 isoform X3 produces the protein MEFITDIHLIIDKTAYEDSGSLMRILQPYSPENKASCYIVRGTYEELEQLTTQLSWRPSFSPVTRGSTRQQEEHASPHVKPVEVSGVVMAYIEQRCAQELEKIQGNSIAIERQPDPRTVHYKPSGTVRVIFRSLHGSSHRVRADFVRQRFITFYQRTASDLQCTSVPVGPHDHKELQKRFPRLLLKPSHRRSEVTVIGPFVHIANLKEFLSQNRPSSSKSPVNKGPAEAPRSRTSGPLSTRSKDPEEEPCPICMEPIATAEKKTLRCKHSFCRDCLKTAFDYKPVCPTCGELYGTLTGTQPDGGEMRSTTSSTTLPGYEKYGTIIIHYYIPSGIQKDHQKHPSETLTSLNCQRIK, from the exons ATGGAG TTTATCACAGACATCCATCTCATCATTGATAAAACCGCTTACGAAGACTCTGGAAGCTTAATGAGGATTCTTCAACCGTACAGTCCTGAGAATAAAGCTTCCTGCTACATAGTGAGAGGAACCTATGAGGAGCTGGAGCAGCTGACAACCCAACTGTCATGGAGGCCTAGCTTCAGTCCCGTCACACGAGGATCAACCCGTCAGCAGGAAGAGCATGCTTCACCTCATGTCAAACCTGTGGAAGTATCAGGGGTTGTTATGGCCTACATTGAGCAAAGATGTGCGCAAGAACTTGAGAAAATTCAAGGGAACAGCATTGCCATTGAAAGACAGCCTGACCCCAGAACAGTACACTATAAACCCAGCGGCACAGTACGGGTGATTTTCCGATCGCTCCATGGCTCCTCGCACCGTGTCCGTGCTGACTTTGTCAGACAGCGATTCATCACATTTTACCAGCGGACTGCCTCTGACCTGCAGTGCACATCTGTCCCTGTGGGTCCGCATGACCACAAAGAACTGCAGAAGAGATTTCCACGCCTCCTCTTGAAGCCCAGCCACAGAAGATCTGAAGTAACTGTGATCGGGCCTTTTGTGCACATTGCTAACTTAAAGGAGTTCCTTTCACAAAACAGGCCGAGCTCTAGCAAGAGTCCAGTGAACAAAGGTCCAGCAGAAGCTCCACGCAGCAGAACCTCGGGTCCTTTATCTACACGCAGCAAAGATCCAGAAGAAGAGCCATGTCCAATCTGTATGGAACCGATAGCAACCGCCGAGAAAAAGACTCTGCGGTGCAAGCACTCATTCTGCAGAGACTGTCTGAAAACAGCCTTCGACTACAAGCCTGTGTGCCCGACGTGTGGAGAGTTGTACGGCACTTTGACAGGGACACAACCTGATGGAGGTGAGATGAGGTCCACCACAAGCTCCACAACTCTGCCTGGATATGAGAaatatggaacaattatcatcCATTATTACATTCCAAGTGGCATACAAAAG GACCACCAGAAGCATCCCAGTGAGACTCTTACATCGCTGAACTGTCAGAGAatcaagtag